The genome window ATATCAAATATTCTTCCTGCTCATTTAAAACTTCAAAAGGATTTTCGATGTACTCTCTTTGTGCAAATTCTATTCGAGAATATCCCCCAAGCCCCGATACCGGAAACGAAAGATATATCTTACTCAACTGATACCAGAATGCCGCGTAGTCCATATCTCCACTGTCTATGAGCACTTCCGCCAAAATCTCCAAAAACTCCTCCCACTTCTCATTACCGGCAACGGAATTTACCAGCGCTTCCACGATTACCTCTATCATATCCTTATCAGCCACAAAATCTGTCAAAAGTATTGCCAACGCATTTAGCATTTCAGGAAATTTTTCCTCAAAACTTTCCAGAATCTCCCTGCTGATTGGTTTCGGCTGCACCTTTATTCCACTCTTCTGCCAGATTGCAAAAGCATATTCAATATCAACTCCAGCCAAAGCAACATATCTTTCCCCTGTTTTCGAATTTGTCGCCGTATAAACCTTCCCAGGCAAACGCATGTGAAGCATCAAATACCTCATAAATTCTTCCTGGCTAAATGAGTATTGATAACACTCTCTCAACTTTGTACACAAGTCTTCCGCATTCATAATCCCATAGTAAGTAAGCAGCCAGCTTACCCGCTCGTCCAACTTCTGATAGCCCTTTACTATCTTCTGCCAACCTCCTACCTTCAATTCCGGTGACAAATAAACCGCCGCTTCCGAGGCTCTGTCAAACTTCGTTGTCCCTCGAAACATTTCCATAAAACGCTTCTTAAAATCTCCCGGCAATTCAATAGCGAATGAAGGGCTCCCCGTTTGCAATACAATATCCATGATTCCCAAATATAGAAATAAACTCAAACTGGCCTCAACCTTATATAGATCCAGCGATATTTTCTGGTTCTCTCCAACCTTACACAGCCGGAAATACAGTTCAATCGCCTCCTCCGGAAGCAATACCATAGTAAGCCATATGTTTTCCTGAAGGTTAGTAGAAAAACTTTCCGCTATTTTCTTTTTCTTCCACGCCTTTTTTATGTGAAGACCCGCATAATTGCAGTAATCACATAAGCTATCCTTTTTTGTCGTACTCAAAATCTCCGCTTGAGAATACGTAGAATTTTTCACCGTAACACGGACAGATCCTGTATACTGTTTGCTTAAACCATATAGTACATCCTGCTTTTCCTGCATCGTTCTGAACCGGTACATTGCATCCGGATCTTCTTTTATCCTTCCGGTGTTCCTGCCGGTTTCTTTTACTGCTGCCTTACCGCATAAACTTTCTCCACTCTTTTTTCCCTGGTGTAAATTCATGTTACAGTATTTCCAGTCTTTCGCAAACATGCAATACTTTTTCAGCCATTCATTTATCTGCTTATCCTCTTTTGTTCCGCTTACGATAGGATACTTGGTTTTTCCTTCCTTCTCCGTTCTTTGCAGCTCCAGCAAATATATCCTGTCCCCCGGATAAGGATTAAGGTAACGAATAACGGAGTTCTGGCTAAATGCCGTCGATAATTTATACCGATCTGCCGTAACGTCCTCTATTGATTTCCGTTCACTCATTAGCATAAAGCAAAAATGTGCCCCTGGGACTACATCAAGTGCAATCTCCAGCACAGCATGAAACTGAAATAAAGATATATTCTCCGGAACTTCTATGGCAAATCTCTCATCTATTTTTGCGTTATTCGTTACTTTAATTTTCATAAGCTGTTTGTCCTTATATGGGTTTTTCTCATTCTGATTGAGTTTCCTACCTTTTATATTACTGATTTTAACTTTTTAATTAATCCAAAATCTGCCGGAAGCCATTCTACACTGTCAAGCATATCTGCCGTCAACCATTTTGCAGCTTCATGTTCCTTTAGTATCAGATTTCCAGACTTAACCTTACATAAATAGCAATACATTGTTAAATGAAAATTCGGATAATCATATTCAACTGTATCAAATAATTTTCCCACTTCAATTTCTGTATCTAATTCTTCCTTTATTTCACGCCTTAAAGCTTCTTCTGGACGTTCACCCGTTTCAATTTTTCCACCGGGAAATTCCCATCCATCCTTAAATTCTCCATAACCACGTTGGGTTGCAAAGATTTTGTCTTCAGATACAATAATAGCCGCCACAACTTCTATAGTCTTCATTTTTTATTCTCCCGTTATGTATTCATAAATATCTTCTCTTACTGGCACATCTAAATAATAATCAATCTCAAATGCATCATCTTTTGTAGATTCCATAAATATAGGTTCTGGATCTCCCACCGCATATATTTCACCCAAAAAATAAAATTCCTTTGCTTCTTTATCATCCTTATTTTTTCGCACAAACAAGTAAATCCTATTTTCATTATCCTCAGGACTTCTTTTATAAATATGCATTGCATCGCTCGAATTAATTTTTCTAGGATGCTTTGATAAAGCTATCAATTCGCTTGGTGAAATAAATCTGTCCTCATACGCAATTGCATCCTCAGCCTTCTCATAATTGATAAATACAGGTAATGTTTTCGTATCTGCATCATAAAAATATCCGCCTATATTTTGCGCATTCATATTACTTTTCCAATTCAACAATCTGCAAACATCCTCATAAGTGTATTTCTGATACAATTGAAAATTAGTTTTTTTATATCTATCCGAATAATTTATCTGACAATGCTCAATACCAAACGAAACTATTTCAGACACCATATTTGAAAACACTTCATTTTCTAATAGTTTTTCAAAGTGGCTTGCTGCCCTATATTCCCCATTTTCATCATTTTCAACAAAAACACAGCTTTTAAACTTCTTCTGGTCCTCTTTTTTAGGAAATTTATTCGTAAGATTTCTAATAACTGACTCTTTTTCTTTTTCGGAAATGTCAATCCCATATTCTATTTTCAACATTTTTTCAAAATAAATCATCATTCTTCGTTCATGTTTTAATAAATCATTAATAACTGCTAATTCATGGATGCGTTTTCCTCTTGCCATCTTTCGCGACAAATACTCAATAATAGTTGCCTCCTCCTCTGATAACCTTATAGTGTATTCTTTCTCATACTTCACTAAAAAAGCATAATAAGATCCACATTTATCAAATATTTTAGTTATATCAATCGCACCATAATCACTAAAATCTCGGATCTTAGGAATATGTCCCAATTTATGTTTTAAGTTTTGATAGGAATCTTTAATTAATTTCATATCGTTTGTTTTGGCCAAATCAATTGATTCATAAACACGCTTTCTAGCAATTTCATCAAAATGAATGCTAGAACTTCCCGGAATAATTCTTGTACCACCTGAAACATATTTGCGCATGTTATCTTTATTGTAGGAGCGATCTCCGGACAAAGCAACTGGTATCATAAAATTATTCATATAATTACCAATAAAGTCCAGAATAACTACATACTCTTTATCTTCAGTCTTTCTCAATCCTCTGCCCAATTGCTGAACAAATACTATCGGACTTTCAGTCGGCCGCAACATAATTACCTGATTCACTTCCGGAATATCTACGCCCTCATTAAAAATATCAATAGTAAAAATATAATCCAAATAGTCCTGTCTTTGATCATCAACTAGCCTTTCAACACAATCTTCCCTTTCCTCTTGAGAATTTTCTCCACACAAAAATACTGTCCGATAATTTTTTTGATTGAACTTTTTGGATAATTCAATGCCTTCCTCCTTCCTACTGCAGAAAATGAGTCCTTTCACTCTGGTTCCACAATATCCATAATATTCGGCCTTCTCTAAAATGTAATTTACTCGCTCTTCACACACTAAATTTGCAAAGTTCTTTACTCCACTACTATCATTAAAAGATTCTCCATTAATTTCTATATCCGTAATTCCAAAATAATGAAATGGGCATAGCAAATTTTCCTCTAATGCCTGTTCTAGCCTTATTTCATAAGCTATATTATGATCAAATAAACCATAAATATCATATCCATCTGTTCTATCGGGACTTGCTGTCATACCTAGCCAAAATTTCGGAGTAAAATATTCCATTATTTTCTGGTAGCTATTTGCTCCTGCCCGATGTACTTCATCAATGATAATTGTGTCAAACTCATTTCTTTGAAACCTAGAATATATTTCTGGTTTAGCCATCATCTGCATAGTCGAAAAAAGATAATCCGCATTGAAATCCTTAGCATTTCCAGAGAGTAGTCCAAAAGTCTTTGTATCTCCAAAAACTTTTTGATAACTGTTAATAGCCTGTTTTGCAATCTGCTCTCTATGTACTAAAAATAATATTTTATTTGGATTACTTTCTCTAATTGCAAATGCAGAAGCATATGTCTTACCTGTTCCCGATAATGTCAACCCCGTGACACAAACTTTTTGAAAAACTTTTTCCCGTAAATCAAGGCTTTTCCGTTAGTTCATCTCCGAAATCAGACGGAGCGTGTCCTGCAAGTGCCATAAAATGAGACTTTTAGTGTTAGAGAAATGATAACATTCTTTTCTTAATACTATCTAACTCAAAGGAATTTTTCAAGAAAAAAGGCTTGCCACCACAGTAGCAAGCCATTACTAATTATTTAATGGATGAGCCTAAGCGTTTTGCTTCTTCCGTTTTTCCCGATCCAAGCACCTCTCCCAGATTTGTCCAACCAAGATTTCTTTCAAATGTCTCATACCATTTGACCGCCTGGCTGTAGTCACTGCCGCCCGCTGTCATGAGCAGAACACTCTTCCTTGGAAAACCGCCGTATCCCAGATTACGAAGCTCTGCATACAATCTGTCCGTTGCCGTCTTTAGCGGTCCGCTGATTGTCCAGAAGTACACCGGAGAAGCAAATACTACAACCTCAGCTGTCATGAATGTTTTATTGATTTCCGACATGTCATCCTTCTGAATACAAGGATCCTCCGTTCCCTTTTTTGTCCTGCTGCATCCCTCACAGCCAAGGCAGCCGTGAATATCCATCGTCTGTAGATAGAACTCCTTCACCTGATTCCCGGCACTGAGAGCCCCTTCTGAAAATGCCTTGATGAGAGCAGCCGTATTCCTGTTCTTTCTTGAAGCTCCATTCAGGATAAGAATATTAGCCATTGTGCCACCTCCATGAGAACGCTTAGTGCATCATCTCACATTCACCACGTTCTACATACATCTTCCAAAAATCCGCTGCGAGCAGAGCCGGATCACATTTTCCGCCCGGAACAATGCTGTCAGTAACTGTCAGCGTGCCAACATAGATATCCTGCTCCTTCAGCTTGTTGTGAAGCGCAATGCACATTGCTCTGAGAGCAGCCTTATCTATGGAGAGAGGAAGAAATTCATCCATTGGATAAAGTCCAAAACCACCGCCGGTCACAAGGATTGTTCCCTTCTTTTTTCTGAATTCTTCTCCTACTACCTGCTGGATCGCATGATACGCTCCGGCAACATCCACCTGAAAACGTCTCATCAGAAGGTCTGCGTTCTTTTCTTCTTTCAGGTTTGCATCCGGCATAGTGATACCGACATTGTAAAACAGGACATCCGGCACCCCAAACTCAGATTTAACCTCGTCGAACGCTTTTGTTACAGTTTCTGTCCTGGCGGCATCTGCAACTTTGGTATGAACTTCAATTCCTTTGTCCGTAAATTCCTTTTCATACTCTTTCAGATGCTCTGCGTTTCTTGCCATCAGGATAACGCGAAAATCATTCTGCCCAAACTTCTCCGCTACTCTGTTGCCGCATCCGTTTCCTGCTCCTAATACCACAATTGTCTTCTTCATTAAAGTTAGCCTCCTTCTTTTATATGCTCCTGCCAAGCTGATAAGCTTCGCTCATGTATTTACTACGCCCGGTCATTTCCGGCGTGCCGCAGCCTTTTCCAATAACTGAACCCTGATCCTGAAAATCCATGTATTCACAGATTCGTTTATAATAAGCTCTTACAACGTCAAAAGCAGAGTCCGTATTGTCCCATGCCACCGTGATAAATGCTGTCTTCTTTTTCATTCTTGTTAGCTCACCGGTAAAGCTGTAGAACCTGTCAATAACTGCAACTGAGCTGGCCAGTTGTAATAATAGACCGGCATGACAAAGACCATCATATCCGTCTGTCTGATCAAATCCTTCAGCTCATTTTCAAAATCATCCTTTTGTACGCATGTCCCGCTCATGCCGCAACGGTTACATCCCAAACACGGTCTGATATCAGAATGGATCACATCATATTCTTTTATCTCATGTCCGTTCTCTGCCGCACCTTTGATGAATTCATCGGCAATCATATTGGATGAGCCGTGCCTGTTGCCGCTACTCTTTAATACCAGTATCTTCATAACTGCCTCCTTCTGCTTTTTTCTGATCTATTCCTTTTTGCCACTTCCCTCGAAGAAAATGCGTCCATGCAAGGGCAAAGCCAAATCCCCAGCCAAACAGCGTGTTCTGCCAGATCATATGATAACCTATGCCCGGTATTCCCTGGAGAAGATAGGTAACCGCCACGCGAACCGTCAGAGCACCCGTTGCAACAAGAGTAGAAAAAAGTGCATTGTTTGTTCCCTGGAATAGCCCCAGAAGTGGGAAGTACGATGCAAACACCGGAAGGCTGAGCGCCACGAACCGTACATGGTCGGTGCAATAACCTACGGCTTCCGGGCCTAATCCGAATGCCGTTACAATAGGTCTTGCAAACACATAAACCACAATCAGTATGCCTGCCGTAATGATCTCCGAGATCAGAACGGTATGTTTTGCCCCAGTCTTCACCCGATTCAGCCTCCCAGCCCCGATATTCTGCCCTGTAAAAGTACCCTGCGTCGTCATGAGGGCACTTGCAGGCAGAGTCATATAGGTTTCTACCTTCTGTGCAACCGAGAAGGATGCTGTCATGGCCTCCCCATAACTGTTAACGGCTCTTTGGATAAAGACAAAGCCAAATGACACAATAAACTGCTGTAATGCCATCGGAAAGCCTGCTTTCAGAGTCTTTTTCGCAAGATCCCGTTCAAATGTGAGTTCGCTTAACCTCCAGAGAAACACAGGGTACTTCTTCATCATATAAGCAAAGCCTACTACACAGGAAAGCGCCTGTGCGATATCTGTAGCGATTGCAGCCCCTGCCACACCCATGTTCAAGCTGTAAATAAAAAGAACATCCAGTATGACATTTACTGCACTGGCTACCAGCAGGAAATACAATGTCGCTTTGCTGTCACCAATCCCCCGAAGGATAGCTGATACAATGTTGTATCCAAATTGGAATATGAGCCCTGCCGCATAAATCTTGAAATAAGTATCCGCCATTGAGATCAGGCTGTCCGGCGTTGCCAGGATATATTTCAGGGCAAACCGGCTGATGACAATACCTGCCACTGTAGCTGCGATTCCCATAGCGATCATAACAATAAGAGAAGAAGATGCCTGTCTCCGCATATCCTCTTTTCTACCAGCCCCAAAAAGCTGAGCGATCAGGATGCAGGCTCCTGCTGAGAAACCATTTGCCAGCGCAAGAAATGCCATTGTGAGAACACCGCAGGCGCCAACTGCTGCCAGAGGGGACTCCCCTGCGAAATTCCCTACAATGATAGTATCCACCGTGTTATAAAGTTGTTGGAACAACAATCCCAAAAGCACTGGCATCATAAAGGATAAGATACCCTTCCAGGGCGCCCCTTCCGTCAAAGATTTATTATTCATCTGGTATCACCACCATCCAAACATGCTTCTGTCAAGATCAAGACAGGTAAGCAGATCCATCTCTTCCGCCGTCAGTTCAAAACCCAGAATGTCCAGGTTCTCTTTCATCCTCTCAATGTGTGTTGACTTCGGGATGATCACGATGCCCTGCTGATAAAGGAACCTGAGCCCCACCTGTGCGTTACTCTTTCCATATCTGCTGCCGATCTCCTTTACCACTGGATTCCGGAAGAATCCGTTTTGTCCGCAGGCAAGCGGCGACCAGGATTCATGTATGGTACCATTTTTCTTAAGGAGTTCTATCATGCTTTTCTGCTGACGAAATACATGTGTCTCAATCTGATCCACTGCAGGTATGATCTTGGCTGTTTCAAGCAAGCTCCTATAGTTTTTTTCCAAAAAGTTCGCAACTCCGATTGCGCGTAGCTTGCCGGCTCTGTAAGCATCCTCCATCGCTCTGTATATCTCATGGAAATCACCCGTAGGTTCGTGGATGAGCAGCAGATCGATATGATCCAGCCCCAATGCCTTAAGTGAGCCGTCTATAGAGGTCACAGTATCCTTATAACCTCTGCCACCCCAGAGTTTGGTTGTGACAAATATCTCATCCCTTGGAATGCCTGATGCTTTGATTGCCCTGCCAGTTGCGGCTTCATTTCCATAGCACTGTGCAGTATCCACCGATCTGTATCCCACTGACAGTGCATCGCTGACGCACTTTTCCGTGACCTGCGAAGGGATCTGGTATACTCCATACCCGATCCTGGGCATCTCCACTCCATTATTCAAAACCACTGTATCTTTCATCATGTCCACCATCCACTAAATTAATCCTGTTTGTGATTCCTATTTTAGTCGTTGCATGATATAATGTCTAATATGAATTTTATTAGGAGGTCATAACTATATGATTATGTTAAACAACAACCTGCGTATTTTCATTACCGCCGCAGAACTGGAGAGTCTCACGGAAGCCGCAAAAAAGCTTTATGTATCACAGCCTGCCATCAGCCAGGCAATCAAGAAGATGGAAGAAGAACTGAATGTGAGGCTCTTTATCCGAAATAAAAGAAGCACCCTACAGCTGACGGAAGCAGGAAAAGACATCCTGGCTCTTGCCTATAAAATGGCAGACCTTGAAAACAAGTTGTACCAACGTGCCTATGAAGAAAACCATCTCATGGGCGGCATGATCCGCATTGCATCGGTTCCCCTTGGTGTTTCACTGATCCTTTCCCATGTACTTCCCATATTTAAAAAGCAATTTCCGGACGTACAGATAGAATTACTCGAGGGAACGCCTTTTGAAGTCAAAAACATGGTTCTAAACTATCAGGCAGATATTGGAATCACTACCTCTCCCTATCTGGGACTATCCCATAAGCTTCTGATGATGGATCATATGATTTCAATAAACCGGGACAAAGCGGTCAGAATTGATTTAAGAAAAGAAAACCTGGATCTAATATTATGCCGTGTTGCCCGGGATTCTATCTCAGAACAGCTTGCGGGTCAGAACATCGACCTATCCCACAGTCAGGTAGTGGAAGCTGCCAGCACCCAGATCAACATGATTGAAAACGGAGGTGGCAGAGGGGTTATTTCAGAACTGATGCTCTCCACAATACCTAATGCGCTTGTACGTGGAACAGTTCTGCCTAAAATGGAAATAGAGATCAGCCTCATCGCCCATGATTTTGATGGGCTTCCTGCGGCGGCAAAAGAAATTTCCGAGATGATCATGCAGAGAGCAATATAAAAATGAGGCCTGCCATCTCTGACAAGCCCCTCACTCACAATATTTACTTCCAGCTGATCCTGACCTCATCTCCGGGATGAACCTCGATACTCTCCACATATTCATCCAGAAGTTCCTCTGTCAGTCTCGTCACCGCAAAGCTCTCATGCACCTTCACCCGGTTCAGCTGCCTGACCTTGTCCTCCGCCTCTGACAGCTGCTCCATCAGCTCCTCATGCTTCTTCCTGAGCGTTTCCACCTCATCGATGGATGCGTCATAACTTTTCTTCTGTCCCAGGGCATAGGCTTCAAACTCCGCCATCCTCTGATCCTTGGCTTTTTCAATCGCCTTCTCTGCTGCCTGGCATTTCTTTCTCAAAGCCTCCGCCTCTGCTGCCGCTGTTTCCTTCTCTGTCTGCAGAAGCTTATCCGACTCTCCCAGATCCATGATATGCTGCTGAATCTGGAACAGGATGTTTTCTTCCAGATAAAAATCATCAATCCGCTTCACGCATCCGTGCATATGATAGATGTTCAGACCTGGACACCAATAGTAATGATGCCCTGAAACACTGTGCCGCAGATTATGACCGCAGCATCCGCACTTCACTCTTCCTACCAGAACATGATGGTCTTTCCGTTTCCACTTCCTGCCGCTCTTTTGGAAGCGTGCCTGCACTTTATCGAAAATCTCCCTGTCGATGATCGGCTCATGGTGATTCTCTGTTACAATCCATTTCTCCGGATCTGTCACCCGCCGGTCGTCCCTGATCTTCCTGCACTCATAAACGCCTTGTACCAAATCGCCGACATATGCCCGGTTCTTAAGCATCCGGAGCATCCCGCTGTGCTGCCAGACAAAGGCTCCGCCCTTAGGGGCAGCCACGCGGATTCCCTTCTCCATCCAGACCTGGGAAGGCGGCTTGACCCCTTCCTCATTGAAGATCCTCGCTATCTCTACCGTGGACATGCCATCCGCATACATCCGAAACAGCCGCCTTACGACCACCGCTTCATCCTCAGATATCACAAACTTGTGCCTGTCCTCCGGATCCTTTGTATATCCGAACGGCGGAGTGGAACATACCGCTTTTCCCTGCTCTTTTACAGCCCTCACGGATGCCTTGATCTTTATGGACAGATCCTTGCTGTACAGGTCGTAGAGCAGATTCTTGAAGTTTACATCAATATCCGCCACATTGCCGGAATACTGATCACTGTCATATTTATCATTGATAGAGATGAACCGCACGCCCATGAACGGAAATATCTGTTCCAGATAAGATCCTAGTTCAATATAATCCCTGGCAAAACGCGAGAAGTCCTTCACGATGATACAGTTGATCTCCGCATTCTTCACTGCGTCCAGAAGAGCCTGCACTCCCGGACGGTCAAAGTTCGTCCCAGAATACCCGTCATCCGAAAACTCGGAAATCTTTGCCTGCGGAAAATGCTCCCGGACATAGTCCCGGAGCAAAAGCCGCTGCATGGTTATACTGTTGCTTTCCTCATGACTGAACTCATCTTCTTTGGAAAGCCTCATGTAAATCGCTATATTCATGACTTGCCACCACCTTCCAGTTCGCGGATTTCTTTGCCGGAATAGGTAAAATGTATCACAACCCGCCTTCCCTTGAACACCTCGATCTTGTCTATCAGGACATGGAGTACTTCCGCTGTCAGCGGTGTACCCTTCTTACACTTCATCAGCGTCCGCAGATAGTGATTCCTCTTCTCCGTCTTGCCGTCAGTCTCTGCCAGCCTTCTCTCCAGAACCTTCTGCCTGTCCTGCAGCCTTCGTATATCTTTCTTCCTTTTTTCCGCCGATTCCGTCATGGCCTGCTCGTCTATCTCTCCGGAACGGTACCGGATATAATCTTCGCTGCCGGTCTTCTTCATTTCCTCGACCTTATAGGCGATATCCGTAATCTCCTTCTCCATTTTTTTCTTCTCATTCTCAGCCTGCCTTTTGCTTGCAGCGACCAGATCCTTCTGCTTTGTGGATGCCAGGGAAAACTCTTTCTCCAGTGCTTCCTCTACCAGCCGGTTCAATATGATCAGGGAAATCCTGTCATTATCACATCTGCGGTCATCAATCGTTTCTTTGTTCACGCACCTGTACTGATAATTCCTGACCTTGCCGCCGGAACGGTTGGTAAGACCGCATTCCCTTGTGAACTTACTGCCACACAGACCGCAATAGATCAGATCCTTATAGATGTCCTCTCCCATCGGCAGATTCCTGGATGAACCGGAAGAGAACCTCTGAGACCTCGCTTCAAACTGTCTGGCCACTTCCTGGAACACCTCTTCGGAAATGATCGGCTCATGGTTATTCTCACGGACCTTAAGCTCCCCGGTCAGAACCTTCGTGCTTGTCCTTCCGCTGACTCGCTCACCGTCCTTCTGCTCGCAGATCAGCCACCCGATATACGCGCAGTTATTCAGAATCTGGTTCAGCGTTGCCTTGTGCCAGTTATGCAGTTCCTCTCCGTCCTGCTGATGCACATGGCCGTATTTCCTGTAATCGCTCGGCCTGTGGATCTTCTCAGTATAAAGCCATTCAATCATCTCCACATAACCTTCGCCGCGCAGAAACCGGTCAAACAATTCCCTGACGATCACCGCAGCTTCCTCATTGATGACAAGCACCCTACGGTTGCCTTCTTTCACTACATCATATCCATAGACCGGATGGCACCCCGAGAAGCTTCCCCTCTCAAACTGCTTCACCCTGGAGCTCCGGATCTTCACTGCGATATCCTTTGCATACAGTTCATTGACCAAATTCTTCAGCTGTACTCCCAAAGTCTCCGGATCCCCGTCCATGTTATCGAAATTATCATTGACGGCGATAAACCTGACTCCCAGAAACGGAAATATCTTTCCCAGATAATTTCCCATTTCCAGATGGTTCCTGCCGAATCGGGACAGATCCTTTACCACGATGCAGTCCACCTTCCGCATCCTGACATCCGCCATCAGCCTCTCAAAATCATCCCTCTGGAAGTTCATGCCGGTCTTTCCCAGGTCGCTGTAGCAATCGAATATCTCCATATCCTCATGCGACCGGACATATTCCCGGCACAACTCCAGCTGATTGTCTATGGATTCATTCTTCCTGTCCGTGCCGTCCACCGACAGTCTGGCGTAAATGCCGACAGAATAAACCTTATCCTTCTTCACAGGCGCCGCTGCCTGCTTCTTCTTTGACGTTCTTGCCATTTATACCACCTTGCCTTCCGCTTCGCTGTGCTTCAGGAAGTCGCAGAGCATCGCCACCTTGATGAACTGGTTCTGATGACGGAGCACGACCTGAACCCTCTTGTCATCATACACGTAGATTTTCTCTACCAGATGCACCAGTGTTGTGCGGTTCAGAAACTCCACCTGCAGGACATCCTTGTACTGTTCCAGCTTCATCCCGGCTTCCAGCCCGTTCTTGAAGAGTTCCTTCAGATTCTGCATCTGCTTTTCCAGATCGGACTCGATAGCCGCGTACTTCTCTTCATAGATAGCTGAAAAGGTCTTAAAGTCTTCTTCTCCTATGATTCCCTTCTTATAATCCTCATACAGAGCGGCACGGAGCTTCTTATACTTCTCCTGCTCTGCTTTCAGGTCAACGATCTCCTTGTCAAACGCCACGATATCGTCATAACGCATTTCCAGATCCTTCACCCTTGCGATCACCTCCATCTGGTCAAGGATCAGTTCCACACGGTTCTTGATACCGTAAAGCACCAACCTGTCCAGATCATCCTGCAGGATGCTGTGCCTGCTGCACTTTTTGTTCT of Roseburia hominis contains these proteins:
- a CDS encoding recombinase family protein; translated protein: MNIAIYMRLSKEDEFSHEESNSITMQRLLLRDYVREHFPQAKISEFSDDGYSGTNFDRPGVQALLDAVKNAEINCIIVKDFSRFARDYIELGSYLEQIFPFMGVRFISINDKYDSDQYSGNVADIDVNFKNLLYDLYSKDLSIKIKASVRAVKEQGKAVCSTPPFGYTKDPEDRHKFVISEDEAVVVRRLFRMYADGMSTVEIARIFNEEGVKPPSQVWMEKGIRVAAPKGGAFVWQHSGMLRMLKNRAYVGDLVQGVYECRKIRDDRRVTDPEKWIVTENHHEPIIDREIFDKVQARFQKSGRKWKRKDHHVLVGRVKCGCCGHNLRHSVSGHHYYWCPGLNIYHMHGCVKRIDDFYLEENILFQIQQHIMDLGESDKLLQTEKETAAAEAEALRKKCQAAEKAIEKAKDQRMAEFEAYALGQKKSYDASIDEVETLRKKHEELMEQLSEAEDKVRQLNRVKVHESFAVTRLTEELLDEYVESIEVHPGDEVRISWK
- a CDS encoding recombinase family protein, producing the protein MARTSKKKQAAAPVKKDKVYSVGIYARLSVDGTDRKNESIDNQLELCREYVRSHEDMEIFDCYSDLGKTGMNFQRDDFERLMADVRMRKVDCIVVKDLSRFGRNHLEMGNYLGKIFPFLGVRFIAVNDNFDNMDGDPETLGVQLKNLVNELYAKDIAVKIRSSRVKQFERGSFSGCHPVYGYDVVKEGNRRVLVINEEAAVIVRELFDRFLRGEGYVEMIEWLYTEKIHRPSDYRKYGHVHQQDGEELHNWHKATLNQILNNCAYIGWLICEQKDGERVSGRTSTKVLTGELKVRENNHEPIISEEVFQEVARQFEARSQRFSSGSSRNLPMGEDIYKDLIYCGLCGSKFTRECGLTNRSGGKVRNYQYRCVNKETIDDRRCDNDRISLIILNRLVEEALEKEFSLASTKQKDLVAASKRQAENEKKKMEKEITDIAYKVEEMKKTGSEDYIRYRSGEIDEQAMTESAEKRKKDIRRLQDRQKVLERRLAETDGKTEKRNHYLRTLMKCKKGTPLTAEVLHVLIDKIEVFKGRRVVIHFTYSGKEIRELEGGGKS